CATGTCTGGGGCGGCGGCGTGGGTTTGGCCGCGGCCGTGCATTTCCTCGCTGCCTTGTCACCCTCGCCGCACACGGACCGCATCCCGCATCCGGTTATGTTGGAATACGATCGCGGCACCAACGCGCTACGCAGCGACCTGCTGGTCACGCCTATCGCTTGCATAGATGGCCACCTGACCGTTCCAGACGGCCCCGGACTCGGCATCGAGATCAACCGCGACGTGGTGGAGAAGTACCGGGTGGACTGATAGAAAGCCTTGTGCCTCAGTCACGCCCTTATGTCGTCTCCGGCTTCGCCGGCGTCGCCCACGCCTTCGCCCATCTCTCGGTGCTCCTTTATGCCACCGTGGTGCTGGTGCTCGAGGACGAGTGGGGCATGGGCTATGACGAACTGCTCGCGCTGTCAATCCCCATGATGATAATGTTTGGCTTGGGCGCACTTCCCGCCGGTTGGCTTGGCGACCGCTGGTCCGAGGCCGGTATGCTGGCAATCTATCTGGTCGGGCTTGGCACATCGCTGATGCTTTGCGGCCTGGCCCAAGGGCCGCTGACGCTGGGCGCCACATTGACATTGGTTGGGCTGTTTGCGGCTATTTTCCATCCCGTCGGCATTCCTTGGCTGGTGCACCACGCGCCCAATCGGGGCCGCGCCTTTGGCATAAACGGCGTTTTCGGCAGTGCCGGAACCGCCGCTGCAGCACTGGTTGCTGGCGCCTTGGCGAGCCTGATCAGTTGGCGCGCCGCCTTCGTCGTACCCGGCGCGGCCTGCGTTCTGGCAGGTGCCATCTTCATCGTTGCCTGGCGACGTAACATTTTCGGCCCGCGCCTGCCGGAGCCACCCTCCCAGCCGAACGCCAACGCACCGGGCGAACGCAAACGTGTCTTCATCGTCCTCGCCCTGACCGTGATGTGCACGGGCATGATCTACCAAATCACGTCGTTTGCCCTGCCCAAGCTGTTCGACCAGCGCCTACCCCACATGTTCGGTGACAGGGTATTGGGTATCGGCGGCGCCGTGACGGCGGTCTACCTAGCCAGCGCCATAGCCCAGGTGATTGGCGGCGAGATGGCCGACCGCTTCCGCCTGCGCAGCATCTACATCAGTGCCCAATTCCTGCAAATTCCGTTCATAGCAGCCGCTTTCGTGCTGATCCATCCAGCCCTGATCCCTGCCGCCGCCATGATGATCAGCCTCAACGTTGCCGGCCAACCGGCCGAGAACGCACTGCTCGCTCGCCACACCCCACCCGAATGGCGTGGTCGCGTCTACGGCGCCAAGTTCGTCATTACCTTAGGTGCCTCGTCTCTCGGCGTCGCCCTAGTACCGCTGGTCTATCGCCTAACCGGCAGCCTCGACGCCCTGTTTCCCGTCATGATCGCCTTCGCCCTCATCGCCGCCCTCATCGCCACGCGCCTGCCGACGGAACCGAGGCGCCAGCGGGCACGGGCAGAGACGGTGCCGGCAGAGTAGTTAGCTGTGTACACGCAGCAACAAATACCCCCAAAACGCATATAGGCTGCCCAACTGGGCGGCCCGCGCAGCTCCGAACTCCCGCTTGGCTTAACGCGAGTAGTACTCGATTACCAGGTTCGGCTGCATTTGTACTGGGTAGG
This genomic interval from Alphaproteobacteria bacterium contains the following:
- a CDS encoding MFS transporter, yielding MPQSRPYVVSGFAGVAHAFAHLSVLLYATVVLVLEDEWGMGYDELLALSIPMMIMFGLGALPAGWLGDRWSEAGMLAIYLVGLGTSLMLCGLAQGPLTLGATLTLVGLFAAIFHPVGIPWLVHHAPNRGRAFGINGVFGSAGTAAAALVAGALASLISWRAAFVVPGAACVLAGAIFIVAWRRNIFGPRLPEPPSQPNANAPGERKRVFIVLALTVMCTGMIYQITSFALPKLFDQRLPHMFGDRVLGIGGAVTAVYLASAIAQVIGGEMADRFRLRSIYISAQFLQIPFIAAAFVLIHPALIPAAAMMISLNVAGQPAENALLARHTPPEWRGRVYGAKFVITLGASSLGVALVPLVYRLTGSLDALFPVMIAFALIAALIATRLPTEPRRQRARAETVPAE